Proteins encoded together in one Quercus lobata isolate SW786 chromosome 3, ValleyOak3.0 Primary Assembly, whole genome shotgun sequence window:
- the LOC115981915 gene encoding nicotianamine synthase-like: MGCQDEPLVQKVWELYEQISSLENLKPSKDVNMMFTKLVLTCMPPNPIDVTKLCKKVQEMRSKLIRLCGEAEGHLESHYSTILGSYENPLDHLNIFPYYSNYLKLSLLEFNILSQHYTHVPSKIAFVGSGPLPLTSIVLASKHLTNTTFHNYDIDPLANSQAIGLFSSDSDLSKRFFFHTNDIMNVTNDLKDYEVVFLAALVGMDKEEKVKVVDHLAKYMAPGALLMLRSAHGARAFLYPVLDPRDLRGFEFLSVFHPTDEVINSVVIARKYAMPTHSLEKGLGPIILPNKCAEIQAFNHFNQGNMIEELAIEDKLS; encoded by the coding sequence ATGGGTTGCCAGGATGAGCCTTTGGTACAAAAAGTCTGGGAGTTGTATGAGCAAATCTCAAGCCTTGAGAACCTCAAACCTTCCAAAGATGTCAACATGATGTTCACAAAACTTGTGCTCACATGCATGCCACCAAATCCAATTGATGTAACCAAGCTGTGCAAAAAGGTGCAAGAAATGAGGTCAAAGCTCATTAGGCTTTGTGGTGAGGCTGAGGGACATTTGGAGAGTCATTACTCTACCATTTTAGGCTCATATGAAAACCCACTTGACCatcttaatatttttccttactATTCTAATTACCTCAAGCTTAGCCTCCTTGAATTCAATATCCTTAGCCAACACTACACCCATGTCCCTAGCAAAATTGCCTTTGTGGGCTCAGGTCCCCTTCCTCTTACCTCAATTGTCTTGGCCTCCAAACACCTTACCAATACCACCTTTCACAACTATGATATTGACCCTTTGGCCAATTCACAGGCTATTGGCTTATTTTCATCTGATTCTGACTTATCCAAAAGATTTTTCTTCCATACCAATGATATAATGAATGTAACTAATGACTTAAAAGATTATGAAGTTGTTTTCTTGGCAGCTCTAGTTGGCATGGACAAAGAGGAAAAGGTTAAAGTCGTTGATCATTTGGCCAAGTACATGGCTCCAGGAGCTCTTTTGATGCTGAGAAGCGCACATGGGGCTCGCGCTTTTCTCTATCCAGTGCTTGATCCTCGCGATCTTCGTGGATTCGAGTTTCTCTCAGTGTTTCATCCCACCGATGAGGTTATTAACTCAGTTGTCATTGCACGTAAGTATGCAATGCCTACACACTCACTTGAGAAAGGTCTCGGCCCCATTATACTGCCTAACAAATGTGCTGAAATCCAAGCCTTCAATCACTTCAACCAAGGCAATATGATTGAGGAATTGGCCATTGAGGACAAACTCTCATAA